In Synechococcus sp. A18-25c, a single window of DNA contains:
- a CDS encoding Mrp/NBP35 family ATP-binding protein: protein MTTAEQATQALSDLRDAGSERSLLELGWLDQVRVAPPRAVIRLNLPGFAQSQRDQIVNAAKQRLLQLEGIDDVQFELGQPPSQGGIGQAGHGQVAERQSIPGVRHVIAVSSGKGGVGKSTVAVNLACALAAQGLRVGLLDADIYGPNAPTMLGVADRTPEVSGSGENQTMQPIETCGVAMVSMGLLIEENQPVIWRGPMLNGIIRQFLYQVNWGERDVLVVDLPPGTGDAQLSLAQAVPMAGVVIVTTPQQVALQDARRGLAMFRQMSIPVLGVVENMSAFIPPDQPDKRYALFGSGGGQTLADAFEVPLLAQIPMEMPVQQGGDRGQPITLAHPDSASARTFLDLAERLSPTVIQKH from the coding sequence ATGACCACAGCAGAACAGGCGACGCAGGCCCTCAGCGACCTCCGCGATGCTGGAAGCGAGCGCTCACTGCTGGAACTTGGCTGGCTTGATCAGGTCAGAGTGGCGCCCCCTCGAGCCGTGATCCGACTGAACCTGCCTGGTTTTGCCCAGAGCCAGCGCGATCAGATCGTGAACGCAGCCAAACAACGGTTGTTGCAGCTGGAAGGCATCGATGATGTTCAGTTTGAGCTCGGTCAACCGCCGTCACAGGGCGGCATTGGTCAGGCCGGACACGGCCAGGTAGCCGAGCGGCAATCCATTCCCGGCGTTCGCCATGTGATCGCTGTGAGCAGCGGCAAGGGCGGCGTTGGCAAAAGCACCGTTGCCGTCAATCTGGCGTGCGCTTTGGCGGCCCAAGGTCTCCGCGTGGGCTTGCTGGATGCGGACATCTATGGGCCCAACGCTCCGACCATGCTCGGCGTCGCCGATCGCACCCCTGAAGTGAGCGGCAGTGGCGAAAACCAGACCATGCAGCCGATCGAAACCTGTGGTGTGGCCATGGTGTCGATGGGTCTGCTGATCGAAGAAAACCAGCCCGTCATCTGGAGAGGTCCGATGCTCAACGGCATCATTCGCCAATTCCTATATCAAGTGAATTGGGGCGAGCGGGATGTTCTGGTGGTGGATCTGCCGCCAGGTACAGGCGATGCCCAACTTTCTTTGGCGCAAGCCGTCCCGATGGCAGGTGTGGTGATCGTCACCACACCGCAGCAAGTGGCTCTTCAGGATGCGCGCCGCGGCCTGGCGATGTTCCGCCAGATGAGCATTCCGGTGCTGGGCGTTGTCGAGAACATGAGTGCCTTCATTCCCCCGGATCAGCCCGACAAGCGCTATGCCTTGTTTGGCAGCGGCGGCGGCCAAACCCTTGCCGACGCCTTCGAGGTTCCCTTGCTCGCTCAAATCCCGATGGAAATGCCTGTGCAACAAGGAGGCGACCGGGGCCAGCCCATCACCCTCGCTCATCCCGACTCGGCGAGTGCTCGTACCTTCCTCGATCTAGCTGAGCGACTCTCACCAACGGTCATCCAGAAACACTGA
- the rodA gene encoding rod shape-determining protein RodA — MVSGVGLNGQPLVRRPGQRQGRERDWILWGVPLIMVTISSFLILSIERQEALEGLSSFSLSFTGLLRFMNTQLWLSQLVTAFFGILIALFIAKLRLQRLKPLLLPIYIFTVISLIAVRFIGVTALGAQRWISIGPFNVQPSEFAKLSAILLLAAVLDRHPVERPIDLLRPLGIISIPWMLVFIQPDLGTSLVFGALLLTMLYWSGMPFEWLVLLLSPLITALLAGLFPWGLALWIPLTLAVAYRSLPWKKTALALVLAVQSAAAVVTPWLWENGLQDYQRDRLVLFLDPTKDPLGGGYHLLQSTVGIGSGELFGTGLLQGQLTKLRFIPEQHTDFIFSALGEEMGFFGTILVVVSFALLMGRLLQISGKARTDFESLAVIGVATMLMFQIVVNIFMTIGLGPVTGIPLPFMSYGRSAMVVNFIALGLCLSVARRSRRASIR, encoded by the coding sequence ATGGTGTCCGGAGTTGGCCTCAACGGACAGCCCTTGGTCAGACGGCCAGGACAACGGCAGGGTCGAGAGCGCGACTGGATTCTCTGGGGCGTGCCACTCATCATGGTGACAATTTCCAGCTTTTTAATTCTCAGCATCGAGCGTCAAGAAGCATTGGAAGGGCTTTCTTCGTTCTCTCTTAGCTTCACAGGCCTTCTTCGATTCATGAACACCCAGCTGTGGTTATCGCAGCTTGTGACAGCCTTTTTTGGCATCCTTATTGCTCTTTTTATCGCCAAATTAAGGCTCCAACGTTTAAAACCTTTATTACTTCCTATTTACATCTTCACAGTGATCAGTCTGATCGCTGTTCGATTTATCGGGGTCACTGCACTGGGCGCACAGCGCTGGATCAGCATCGGACCCTTCAATGTTCAGCCCTCGGAATTTGCAAAGTTGTCAGCCATTCTTCTACTGGCAGCTGTGCTTGATCGGCACCCTGTCGAAAGACCGATCGATCTGCTGCGTCCCTTGGGAATCATCTCAATTCCCTGGATGCTGGTATTCATCCAACCCGACCTGGGCACCTCTTTGGTTTTCGGAGCCTTGCTGCTCACGATGCTCTATTGGTCAGGGATGCCGTTTGAGTGGCTTGTGCTGCTGCTCTCTCCCCTGATTACAGCGCTGCTGGCTGGACTGTTTCCCTGGGGCCTGGCCCTGTGGATTCCTCTCACTCTCGCTGTCGCTTACCGATCGCTTCCCTGGAAAAAAACAGCGCTGGCGCTGGTCCTAGCGGTTCAAAGTGCAGCTGCGGTCGTGACCCCATGGCTCTGGGAAAACGGCTTGCAGGATTATCAGCGCGATCGACTGGTTCTCTTTCTTGACCCGACCAAGGACCCTTTGGGTGGTGGCTATCACCTCCTGCAAAGCACAGTGGGAATTGGTTCCGGAGAGCTGTTCGGGACCGGCCTGCTGCAAGGACAACTCACAAAACTTCGCTTCATTCCCGAACAACACACTGATTTCATCTTCAGCGCACTTGGCGAAGAAATGGGCTTTTTTGGGACGATTTTGGTCGTCGTTAGCTTCGCGCTGCTGATGGGGCGTTTGCTGCAGATTTCAGGGAAAGCTCGCACCGACTTCGAATCCCTTGCAGTGATTGGAGTTGCGACGATGTTGATGTTTCAGATTGTGGTGAACATCTTCATGACAATTGGACTTGGCCCTGTCACAGGAATCCCGCTTCCCTTTATGAGCTACGGACGTAGCGCCATGGTCGTCAATTTCATTGCTCTTGGCCTGTGCCTCTCGGTGGCGAGACGATCCAGGCGAGCCTCGATCCGTTGA
- the hemF gene encoding oxygen-dependent coproporphyrinogen oxidase: protein MVRSLLKRVKGRVLSGGSSSPAVAVGERPPAGSRERARALVMGLQDEICAGLEQLDGVGRFQEESWDRPEGGGGRSRVMREGRIFEQGGVNFSEVHGEELPPSILKQRPEAKGHPWFATGTSMVLHPRNPYVPTVHLNYRYFEAGPVWWFGGGADLTPFYPFLDDARHFHRTHKQACDTVDQRLYQVFKPWCDEYFFLKHRQETRGIGGIFYDYQDGSGRLYRGQDPDGPAATKAGDIGPVSLSWEQLFALAQANGKAFLPAYTPIVEKRNGLAYGDRERNFQLYRRGRYVEFNLVWDRGTIFGLQTNGRTESILMSLPPLARWEYGYQAQEGSREALLTDLFTRPQHWFDDPSLEERCRPHQAVN from the coding sequence ATGGTCCGTTCCTTGCTGAAGCGTGTGAAGGGCCGAGTGCTGAGTGGTGGTTCGTCGTCCCCTGCCGTCGCTGTTGGCGAGCGTCCGCCGGCTGGCTCGCGCGAGCGCGCTCGCGCTCTCGTGATGGGACTGCAGGACGAGATCTGTGCCGGCTTGGAACAGCTCGATGGTGTCGGCCGTTTCCAGGAGGAGAGCTGGGATCGTCCTGAAGGAGGCGGTGGCCGTTCCCGTGTGATGCGTGAAGGCCGGATCTTTGAGCAAGGCGGCGTGAACTTTTCGGAAGTTCATGGCGAGGAACTGCCTCCTTCCATTCTCAAGCAGCGCCCCGAGGCGAAGGGGCATCCATGGTTTGCCACCGGTACCTCAATGGTGCTGCATCCCAGGAATCCCTACGTCCCCACAGTGCACCTGAACTACCGCTACTTCGAGGCTGGTCCTGTGTGGTGGTTTGGAGGAGGAGCGGATCTCACGCCCTTCTATCCGTTTCTCGATGATGCACGCCATTTTCACCGCACCCACAAGCAGGCCTGTGACACGGTGGATCAGCGCCTTTATCAGGTGTTCAAGCCTTGGTGTGATGAATACTTTTTTCTGAAGCACCGCCAGGAAACCCGGGGGATCGGCGGAATTTTCTACGACTACCAGGATGGTTCAGGGCGGCTGTATCGCGGACAGGATCCTGATGGTCCAGCAGCCACCAAGGCTGGTGACATCGGACCCGTGAGCCTGAGCTGGGAACAGCTCTTCGCTCTCGCCCAGGCCAACGGCAAAGCATTCCTGCCGGCCTACACCCCGATCGTTGAGAAGCGCAACGGCCTTGCCTATGGCGATCGTGAGAGGAACTTCCAGCTCTACCGGCGCGGACGGTATGTGGAGTTCAACTTGGTGTGGGATCGGGGAACGATCTTTGGCCTCCAGACCAATGGACGGACGGAGTCCATCCTGATGTCGCTTCCCCCTCTGGCTCGCTGGGAGTACGGCTATCAGGCTCAGGAAGGATCCCGTGAGGCCTTGCTGACGGATCTGTTCACCCGTCCTCAGCACTGGTTTGATGACCCATCGCTGGAGGAGCGCTGCCGTCCGCATCAGGCGGTGAACTGA